A single region of the Bacillota bacterium genome encodes:
- a CDS encoding aldo/keto reductase: MTISMEYRQLGALNVSALGVGCYSLTGVYGRKDPDEFARMIRRAYELGVTFFDTADSYGNAESILGEIVRDFRSDIHIATKVGVVSGASMDLSPARIRRACEESLARLGTDYIDLYQVHFDDPRTPVEDVVDALESLVASGKIRHYGVGHLPADKISKYAEVGRPLSVLMELSAVARDARTKLLPLCKKHGMAAIAFSTTGRGVLTGTIRPGHVFPDGDIRQYDPLFQREQFRSALRVADRVAELGRRYGKTPAQAALAWVLAQPGVACALTGPSSVRHLEENAGGAGWRISNEDLASLEDFLAEEDARLDRERRDAVLGILSSSLPADPQAAFRDLVYAADTAATAGMCAEAQILPVFEELMALKKATARQTHDTLSSGGLTAGALIAGKLDDIRRRLADMISGRP, translated from the coding sequence CTACGGCAGGAAGGACCCAGACGAGTTCGCCCGGATGATCCGGCGTGCCTACGAGCTTGGGGTGACGTTCTTCGACACGGCCGATTCGTACGGCAATGCCGAGTCGATCCTCGGCGAGATCGTACGCGACTTCCGGAGTGACATCCATATCGCGACCAAGGTAGGCGTAGTCTCGGGCGCAAGCATGGACCTGTCCCCCGCGAGGATAAGGCGTGCGTGTGAGGAGAGCCTCGCGCGGCTCGGCACGGACTACATAGACCTCTATCAGGTCCACTTCGACGACCCCAGGACTCCCGTGGAGGACGTAGTGGACGCTCTGGAAAGCCTTGTCGCTTCGGGCAAGATACGCCACTATGGCGTCGGCCATCTGCCTGCCGACAAGATCTCCAAGTACGCGGAGGTCGGGCGCCCCCTCTCGGTGCTCATGGAGCTCTCCGCAGTGGCCAGGGACGCCCGAACGAAGCTCCTCCCTCTTTGCAAGAAACACGGTATGGCCGCGATAGCGTTCAGCACGACCGGCCGCGGCGTCCTGACCGGGACGATCCGCCCGGGCCACGTGTTCCCCGATGGCGACATCCGCCAGTACGACCCGCTCTTTCAGCGAGAGCAGTTCCGATCGGCGCTTAGAGTAGCGGACAGGGTCGCTGAACTTGGACGCCGTTACGGGAAAACGCCAGCACAGGCCGCTCTAGCATGGGTGCTCGCCCAGCCGGGGGTGGCATGCGCGCTCACCGGCCCTTCCAGCGTCCGGCATCTAGAGGAAAACGCGGGTGGCGCGGGATGGCGGATTTCAAACGAGGACCTCGCATCATTGGAAGACTTCCTCGCGGAGGAGGACGCGAGACTGGACCGCGAACGCAGGGATGCGGTCCTCGGCATCCTGAGCTCGTCGCTCCCAGCAGACCCGCAGGCGGCTTTCAGGGACCTGGTCTATGCCGCCGACACCGCGGCCACAGCCGGAATGTGCGCAGAGGCGCAGATCTTGCCCGTGTTCGAGGAGCTGATGGCCCTGAAGAAGGCCACCGCCCGGCAGACACACGACACGCTCTCATCAGGCGGGCTCACGGCGGGCGCGCTCATAGCGGGCAAGCTCGACGATATCCGCCGGCGCTTGGCGGACATGATATCGGGCCGCCCATAG